In Micromonospora sp. NBC_01813, the following are encoded in one genomic region:
- a CDS encoding NeuD/PglB/VioB family sugar acetyltransferase, giving the protein MTAAELVIVGCGGHGREVYGIVTAINNAHQRPRWQVLGFVDDDPTPASKECLDRLGVPLLGAVSWLTGRADPPAHVIGIGSPAARRSVGQRIDPAGSGRPRQLAATLIHPAATVGLGNTFGAGTVLFAGVRVSTNVNLGRHVHLNQNSAVGHDTTVGDYSSVNPLAAVSGHCRLAAEVLVGTTAAILQGRQVGTGATVGAGACVVRDVPAGVVVKGVPAR; this is encoded by the coding sequence ATGACCGCAGCTGAACTCGTCATCGTGGGCTGCGGGGGGCACGGCCGTGAGGTGTACGGCATCGTCACGGCGATCAACAACGCCCACCAGCGGCCCCGCTGGCAGGTACTGGGCTTCGTCGACGATGACCCGACTCCGGCTAGCAAGGAGTGTCTGGACCGTCTCGGCGTGCCGTTGCTCGGCGCGGTGAGCTGGTTGACCGGTCGTGCCGATCCCCCGGCCCACGTCATCGGCATCGGCTCGCCCGCCGCGCGCCGGTCGGTCGGTCAGCGGATCGACCCGGCGGGGTCCGGCCGACCCCGGCAGCTCGCCGCGACCCTGATCCATCCCGCCGCGACGGTTGGCCTGGGCAACACCTTCGGGGCGGGCACGGTGCTGTTCGCCGGTGTCCGGGTGAGCACCAACGTCAACTTGGGCCGGCACGTGCATCTCAACCAGAACAGTGCCGTCGGGCACGACACCACGGTCGGGGACTACAGCTCGGTCAACCCGCTCGCGGCGGTGTCGGGCCACTGCCGGCTGGCCGCCGAGGTACTGGTCGGCACGACCGCGGCGATCCTGCAGGGACGGCAGGTCGGCACCGGCGCGACGGTCGGTGCCGGCGCGTGTGTCGTGCGTGACGTGCCGGCGGGCGTCGTGGTCAAGGGAGTTCCGGCGCGATGA
- a CDS encoding glycosyltransferase: MRVVVMLKTAEGGRWIVPQVMELRRRGNDVIVLLPAGPGRLREQLHRAGVPMIDSPFRFRFRPGVSTLVQLHRLRRLLRRLRPDVVQYHHYHAALAVRLCAPGLGLARVFMVPGPLFLESGMIRAAERILCRLDDAVIAGSGHTAALYRTLGRPDQSLYAIPYGVDTRAFRPADPTTRAAARRQLGLPHDTFVVIMVAYVYAPKSLVHRGTGIKGHDILLEAWRRFHRDCPASRLILVGSGWDAAGEEHRRELIGRFDVTGEPSIEWFAGVIDVGRYYAAADVSVSPSLSENHGAALEAGACGLPSIVSDAGGLPETVSAGSGWVVPAGDVAALVAALHAAQAEFRTGDLTRRGVCARELVERQFDSGECARAVADVIEVTGGLHPVPRRRRRLAGTVTG, from the coding sequence GTGCGAGTGGTAGTGATGCTCAAGACGGCGGAGGGCGGCCGATGGATCGTGCCCCAGGTCATGGAGTTGCGACGGCGTGGCAACGACGTGATCGTGCTGCTGCCGGCCGGGCCGGGCCGGCTGCGTGAGCAGTTGCACCGGGCCGGGGTGCCGATGATCGATTCGCCGTTCCGGTTTCGCTTCCGGCCAGGCGTGTCCACGTTGGTGCAGCTACATCGGCTACGTCGGCTGCTCCGCAGACTGCGCCCCGACGTGGTGCAGTACCACCACTACCACGCCGCTCTGGCGGTCCGGCTCTGCGCGCCGGGCCTTGGCCTGGCCCGGGTGTTCATGGTTCCCGGTCCGCTGTTTCTCGAGTCCGGGATGATTCGCGCGGCGGAACGGATCCTGTGCCGGCTCGATGACGCCGTCATCGCCGGCAGCGGGCACACCGCGGCGCTGTACCGGACATTGGGACGGCCCGACCAGAGCCTGTACGCCATCCCGTACGGCGTGGACACGCGAGCGTTCCGTCCGGCCGACCCCACGACGCGGGCCGCCGCTCGCCGCCAGCTCGGTCTGCCGCACGACACGTTCGTGGTGATCATGGTGGCGTACGTCTACGCGCCGAAGTCGCTGGTGCACCGGGGAACCGGGATAAAGGGCCACGACATCCTGCTCGAGGCGTGGCGAAGGTTCCACCGTGACTGCCCGGCCTCGCGGCTCATCCTGGTGGGTAGCGGTTGGGATGCCGCAGGGGAGGAACACCGGCGGGAACTCATCGGCCGGTTCGACGTGACGGGCGAGCCGAGCATCGAGTGGTTCGCTGGAGTGATCGACGTTGGGCGGTACTACGCGGCCGCGGACGTCAGCGTCAGCCCGTCCCTGTCGGAGAATCACGGTGCGGCGCTGGAAGCAGGGGCGTGTGGTCTGCCGTCGATCGTCTCCGACGCCGGCGGGCTGCCGGAGACGGTGTCGGCGGGCAGCGGGTGGGTGGTGCCGGCCGGTGACGTGGCGGCGTTGGTCGCCGCGCTGCACGCCGCCCAGGCCGAGTTCCGTACCGGCGACCTGACCCGGCGTGGGGTCTGCGCGCGGGAGCTCGTGGAGCGGCAGTTCGACAGCGGGGAGTGTGCCCGCGCGGTGGCTGATGTGATCGAGGTGACCGGGGGACTGCACCCGGTGCCGCGCCGACGCCGACGGTTGGCCGGGACGGTCACCGGGTGA
- a CDS encoding glycosyltransferase gives MAGTIAVSTQARLQRTPDGAVWTVAGPAHSFWTRYLSAFERVRLLARVIDVPVPPVAGSRVDGSGVGIWPLPYYVGPSQFLLRRTALRRSLRDAVDGVEAVILRVPSPIATLALPILRHQRRGYALEVVGDPQDVLGHRAVRHPLRPLLRHWAVRGLREQCLAATAVAYDTETRLQDRYPPGPHTIATWYSSIDLRPEAFVTEAHTPPPPGTPVTLISAGSLDHGYQGIDVLLLAMCELTRGGVLTNLVHLGDGRFRPRLERLAAQHDLTDQVTFTGDLPAVGVRPWLDRADLFVVASPGEESSRPLIEAMARGLPAVGTLAGGTAELLDADCLAAAGDPAALAEAIGRLFADPQRMADVAAGNMVRSQDYRTEVLAPRRANFYRTIRMACRPARVSPAVAPREHASA, from the coding sequence ATGGCAGGCACGATCGCGGTCAGTACGCAGGCGCGGCTCCAGCGCACGCCGGACGGTGCCGTGTGGACCGTGGCCGGACCCGCACACTCCTTCTGGACCCGGTACCTGTCCGCCTTCGAGCGGGTGCGGCTGCTGGCGAGGGTGATCGATGTCCCGGTGCCCCCGGTGGCAGGATCCAGAGTCGACGGGAGTGGGGTCGGGATCTGGCCGCTGCCGTACTATGTCGGCCCCAGTCAGTTCCTGCTGCGTCGCACCGCACTGCGTCGGTCACTTCGTGACGCGGTCGACGGCGTCGAAGCGGTGATACTGCGCGTGCCGTCGCCGATCGCCACTCTGGCGCTGCCGATCCTTCGTCACCAACGTCGTGGGTACGCCCTCGAGGTCGTCGGCGATCCGCAGGACGTGCTCGGCCACCGGGCGGTGCGCCATCCGCTGCGGCCGCTGCTACGTCATTGGGCCGTGCGCGGACTGCGGGAGCAGTGCCTGGCCGCCACCGCCGTGGCCTACGACACCGAGACGCGCCTGCAGGACCGATACCCGCCCGGGCCGCACACGATCGCCACCTGGTACTCGAGCATCGACCTGCGACCTGAAGCGTTCGTCACCGAGGCGCACACCCCACCGCCGCCCGGTACCCCGGTCACGCTGATCTCGGCCGGCTCACTCGATCATGGCTACCAGGGCATCGACGTCCTGCTGCTGGCGATGTGTGAGCTGACCCGTGGTGGCGTCCTGACGAATCTGGTGCACCTGGGCGACGGTCGGTTCCGGCCCCGGCTCGAACGCCTCGCCGCCCAGCACGACCTGACCGACCAGGTCACCTTCACCGGTGACCTGCCCGCCGTCGGGGTCCGACCCTGGCTCGACCGGGCCGATCTGTTCGTCGTCGCCTCCCCGGGCGAAGAGTCGTCCCGGCCGCTGATCGAGGCGATGGCCCGCGGTCTGCCGGCGGTCGGCACCCTGGCCGGCGGTACCGCGGAACTGCTCGACGCGGACTGTCTGGCTGCCGCGGGCGACCCGGCTGCCCTCGCCGAGGCGATCGGGCGGCTGTTCGCCGACCCGCAGCGGATGGCCGACGTCGCCGCTGGCAACATGGTCCGGTCCCAGGACTACCGCACCGAGGTGCTGGCCCCCCGCCGGGCCAACTTCTACCGGACGATCCGGATGGCCTGCCGCCCCGCGAGGGTCTCTCCCGCCGTGGCGCCGCGGGAACATGCCTCCGCTTGA
- a CDS encoding nucleotide sugar dehydrogenase codes for MTDAPVVIVGQGYVGLPVAMRAVQVGHRVVGLDTNAERIRMLCDGTSYVEDVPDDELRAVLASGRYTASTDYADAAGFATAVITVPTPLHDGAPDLRYIEDAARSLAGHLTPGATVILESTTYPGTTEELLRPLLEKGSGLHAGLDFHLGYSPERIDPGNREWTFVNTPKVVSGITPESLAAVQAFYDGLVQRTVPVRGTREAETTKLLENTFRHVNIALVNELAMYAHMLGIDIWNAIDAASTKPFGFMRFAPGPGVGGHCLPVDPSYLSWEVKRSLGRTFRFVELANDVNNYMPTYVVERLTNLMNRHSQALNGATILLIGLAYKRNSGDCRESPAVRVAELLHNAGAQVLAVDPHLRPDQMPPFVLPVSLTTDQVLAADAVVVLTDHDGIDYELLADAPLVLDTRRRLATTSSTAEPL; via the coding sequence ATGACGGACGCTCCGGTGGTCATCGTCGGTCAGGGATACGTTGGGCTCCCGGTGGCCATGCGCGCCGTACAGGTGGGGCACCGTGTCGTCGGCCTCGACACCAACGCCGAGCGGATCCGGATGTTGTGCGACGGCACGTCATACGTCGAGGATGTCCCCGACGACGAACTCCGTGCGGTCCTGGCGAGCGGCCGCTACACGGCCAGCACCGACTACGCCGATGCCGCTGGATTCGCCACAGCCGTGATCACCGTGCCGACACCGCTGCACGACGGTGCCCCCGACCTGCGCTACATCGAGGACGCGGCACGCTCGCTCGCCGGGCATCTCACCCCCGGGGCAACGGTCATTCTCGAATCGACGACCTACCCGGGCACCACCGAGGAACTGCTCCGCCCACTGTTGGAGAAGGGCAGCGGGCTGCACGCCGGCCTGGACTTCCATCTGGGCTACAGCCCGGAACGCATCGACCCGGGCAACCGTGAATGGACCTTCGTGAACACTCCGAAGGTCGTCTCCGGTATCACGCCCGAATCGCTGGCCGCGGTACAGGCGTTCTACGACGGACTGGTTCAGCGGACCGTACCGGTCCGGGGAACCCGCGAGGCGGAGACCACCAAGCTGCTGGAGAACACCTTCCGACACGTCAACATCGCCCTGGTCAACGAACTCGCGATGTACGCGCACATGCTCGGGATCGACATCTGGAACGCGATCGACGCCGCCAGCACCAAGCCCTTCGGATTCATGCGGTTCGCGCCCGGTCCCGGAGTCGGCGGTCACTGCCTACCGGTCGACCCGTCGTACCTGTCGTGGGAGGTCAAGCGCAGCCTCGGGCGGACATTCCGATTCGTCGAGCTGGCCAACGACGTCAACAACTACATGCCGACGTACGTCGTGGAACGGTTGACCAACCTGATGAACCGGCACAGTCAGGCGCTCAACGGCGCGACGATCCTGTTGATCGGTCTGGCCTACAAACGCAACAGCGGTGACTGCCGGGAATCCCCGGCCGTACGCGTAGCCGAACTGCTGCACAACGCCGGTGCCCAGGTCCTGGCGGTCGATCCGCACCTGCGGCCGGACCAGATGCCGCCCTTCGTGTTGCCGGTCTCGCTCACCACAGACCAGGTACTGGCCGCTGACGCGGTCGTCGTCCTCACCGACCACGACGGGATCGACTACGAACTACTCGCCGACGCTCCCCTGGTGCTGGACACACGTCGACGGCTTGCCACCACGTCGTCCACGGCCGAACCGCTCTGA
- a CDS encoding GNAT family N-acetyltransferase produces MSTATDEPVLPAGYTQRPPAVADAPAIFDLIAAHNTAVVGRPDYTLVEVADELADPDFDPTSDGWLIHDPHGRLVGWGWACRKGLSDTVDIDAYHVPTEPVVGDWLWHQTQRRAVAIAAGLGHPRAVLDAGCYREDTATATRLAGYGFTVATVFNRLFLAHDPASLPVAPDAPDGFRLRSTADDPTVRHDAWGVHQAAFADHFGFAAKSYPAWVAYLCAHNSHDWALGEVAYRGPAPVAMVLRSHAFVEDERSGYVWLLAVHPDWRGRGLGRLLLRRALAADAASRRRGTFLHVDTDPRRPALGLYLAEG; encoded by the coding sequence GTGTCGACCGCCACCGATGAACCCGTACTGCCAGCCGGATACACCCAGCGTCCGCCCGCCGTAGCGGACGCACCGGCCATCTTCGACCTGATCGCGGCGCACAACACCGCCGTCGTCGGCCGCCCCGACTACACCCTCGTCGAGGTCGCCGACGAACTCGCCGATCCCGATTTCGACCCGACGAGCGACGGTTGGCTGATCCACGACCCGCACGGCCGGCTCGTCGGCTGGGGATGGGCCTGCCGCAAAGGACTCAGCGACACGGTCGACATCGACGCCTACCATGTCCCGACCGAGCCGGTCGTCGGTGACTGGCTGTGGCATCAGACGCAGCGGCGCGCCGTCGCCATCGCGGCCGGGCTGGGCCATCCGCGCGCCGTGCTCGACGCGGGCTGCTACCGGGAGGACACCGCGACGGCGACCCGGCTGGCCGGCTACGGATTCACCGTCGCGACGGTGTTCAACCGGCTGTTCCTGGCGCACGACCCAGCGAGTCTTCCCGTCGCCCCGGACGCCCCGGACGGGTTCCGGCTACGATCCACCGCCGACGATCCGACGGTCCGCCACGACGCCTGGGGGGTGCACCAGGCTGCCTTCGCCGACCATTTCGGGTTCGCGGCAAAGTCGTACCCCGCCTGGGTGGCCTACCTCTGCGCGCACAACAGCCACGACTGGGCACTGGGGGAGGTCGCCTACCGGGGTCCGGCACCGGTCGCCATGGTGCTGCGCTCACACGCCTTCGTCGAGGACGAGCGCAGCGGGTACGTCTGGCTGCTCGCCGTGCATCCCGACTGGCGGGGACGCGGTCTCGGCCGGCTGCTGCTGCGTCGCGCACTCGCCGCCGACGCCGCCAGCCGGCGGCGGGGAACCTTCCTCCACGTCGACACCGACCCCCGCCGGCCCGCTCTCGGCCTCTACCTCGCCGAGGGGTAG
- a CDS encoding IS607 family transposase: protein MNLKEWAASQGVAYITARRQYAAGTLPVPTYRLGRLIMVGEPLTTARRGRGQVAVYARVSSADQKRDLDRQVARVTVWATGQHLAVDRVVTEVGSALNGRRKKFLALLRDPSVSTIVVEHRDRFARFGAEYVEAALAAQGRRLLVVDPAEVDDDLVGDVTEILTSLCARLYGRRVAADRVRRAVDAVTGPGGPT, encoded by the coding sequence GTGAATCTCAAGGAGTGGGCTGCGTCGCAGGGCGTCGCGTACATCACCGCGCGGCGGCAGTACGCGGCCGGCACGCTGCCTGTTCCCACATACCGACTCGGCCGCCTGATCATGGTCGGTGAGCCGTTGACTACCGCTCGGCGCGGTCGGGGGCAGGTGGCGGTGTACGCCCGTGTCTCATCCGCCGACCAGAAACGGGACCTTGATCGGCAGGTCGCTCGGGTGACTGTGTGGGCGACCGGGCAGCATCTTGCTGTGGACCGGGTGGTGACCGAGGTCGGGTCCGCGCTGAACGGGCGTCGGAAGAAGTTCCTCGCTCTGCTGCGTGACCCGTCGGTGTCCACGATCGTGGTCGAGCACCGGGACAGGTTCGCCCGGTTCGGCGCCGAGTACGTGGAGGCCGCGTTGGCCGCGCAGGGACGACGGCTGCTGGTCGTTGACCCCGCCGAGGTCGACGACGACCTGGTGGGTGACGTGACCGAGATCCTCACGTCGCTGTGTGCCCGGCTGTACGGCCGCCGGGTGGCGGCGGACCGTGTCCGGCGGGCGGTCGACGCTGTCACCGGTCCTGGTGGTCCGACGTGA